One Bacteroidia bacterium DNA segment encodes these proteins:
- a CDS encoding C25 family cysteine peptidase, translating to MSFRFCVQKAMKKNVFLYLLLWSLCAYSQDYANAWIDYTNKNKKYVKIQVVEEGIYRVNYNQVSIIGNPNIQNIQLFYQGKEQHIRVVDANGNNIFDNPDYIEFYGNHNNGLDDRYLYNPALHPQFQKSYRHSLFTDSASYILTYSTTAIGKRYTDVNITSAAPALNDYWHTSYVEPINYYVYHTGSTDGTFYDDLSSDYTLGEGWFGPEYGYNGSASFYIPTKHIVTSELNPAKLTVKIYFASDYKHGSPIDHATDILIGSTVVCPPQTGNGYSYRYFYNNTLSHSLLTEGTTVVTARERSDLLSPDVDTDNNALCWASIRYKRTFEIDNHTVWYANIQGTALGNRSITFITAYPINAAQACYWDTLHKRRILGSVIGNQFTAVFPATPTDSTAGVWINEVKTPARISECTFAYLYEDGSQNYDYIIFTSRDLAVSAENYKNYRQSIMGGSYKVKIYYVDELYNEFAYGHYTPLALKRAGKVMSKVWTNPPKYLLLWGKAVTNARDPKYDRVPTYGYPASDIDFVANFDYSMLSGNFNYTISVGRMCVLNDTEGNNYLQKVITHESLTFQLWMKEVLHLGGGGNLGEQTAIKNCLEANRLKVEGIYFGGHVSSLFKTSALPIQTNLALSVKQRIENGASMLTFFGHSSSTKYDIALDDPETYTNTGKYFLLIANGCYSGKFNTWTISTGEQFTKIANRGAIGFMASSSEGYLGELAIFTNTFYDVMYVDTAFKKASYADILKETNRRYGISSPSRVNHVRQINFQGDPAVKRHLPNKPDYEVLSNGIYFTPANFGALDNSVTINVIIRNNGLATRDSFFVDIERTAPNGTTALLKRIKSGPIPFMDTLHIEIVTKDAEKAGENRFCAIADPNNIISESNELNNRNCIDKFIPNNNVFILFPPRFSIVNQVMRPDSLVAGALDYENRGLRYLFEIDTVPFKPSIIHSGGSYLVSPPIPGNRYRGVWNVDLMPIIGNRDSVVFFWRVKLDLPNSDWVESSFIYIKNSPGGWAQAKPSQFYKGTGYRVDIDETTDLWSFVPNYALLKISTGGASAGIMGTYDMNGVTELAGNVCHNTVNLIVIDPVTLKARRHLGPMGCVYFNDPMLVFDVSSTLGQNQLADYIQNNIPNGHFVVAFNNFYTDPKSWNANLINAFESIGSANISNIEPGAPWVISGRKGAAIGTAEEYTYNASDTTHYTRQKLYVTLPIKSYWYEGTHTSETFGPSSTWQDLHWQHHDLDAGDKCPVSVWGIKKDGTAVKLIDKSFAKSNTNLSSLIDANLYPRIRLMAEMSDSLNRTAPQLDKWIVSAGPVPEGTLDPTFYELTPKNAELDEGDELKVKIGFRNISNYSFAKPIKVHIKILTSNNALKLIDSLYLPALTKEGTPTDTATFQYVFNTGNYPGKNVLYIDVNPNDDQLELYHFNNVLAIPFYAKPDTKNPIVDVTFDGHYISNGDIVSPTPEIKITLTDENKYFLMQNDSLFILQLSYYKNVFDTTIILYYNAVVNRRPSEVTFYPAKSAKPNQATVICLPKRLQDGRYRLSIFAQDRKQNISGLPDATNIDKNGWYNIDFEVVSKTSITNVLNYPNPFSTSTRFVFNLTGEQIPDVFKIQIYTVTGKLVKEIDLKAMGEVKLGKNITQYAWDGTDEFGDKLANGVYFYKVNAKINGKPIEVREDKTSQYFKNGIGKMYIMR from the coding sequence ATGAGTTTTCGCTTCTGTGTACAAAAAGCCATGAAAAAAAATGTGTTTCTATACTTGCTTTTGTGGAGTCTTTGTGCGTATAGCCAAGATTACGCAAATGCATGGATAGATTACACAAACAAAAACAAAAAATACGTCAAAATTCAAGTAGTAGAAGAGGGGATTTATCGCGTAAACTACAATCAGGTAAGTATTATAGGCAATCCGAACATTCAAAATATACAACTTTTTTATCAAGGTAAAGAACAACACATCCGAGTAGTAGATGCTAATGGTAATAACATCTTTGATAATCCTGACTACATTGAGTTTTATGGTAACCACAACAATGGGCTAGATGACCGATATTTGTATAATCCTGCTTTGCATCCCCAATTTCAAAAATCTTACAGGCATTCCTTATTCACTGACAGCGCAAGCTATATTCTAACCTATTCTACCACAGCTATAGGCAAACGTTACACAGATGTCAATATTACTTCTGCCGCACCTGCTTTGAACGACTACTGGCATACTAGCTATGTAGAACCTATTAACTATTACGTATATCACACTGGTTCAACAGATGGTACCTTCTACGATGATTTAAGTTCAGATTACACGTTAGGCGAAGGCTGGTTTGGTCCTGAATACGGATACAATGGTAGTGCTAGCTTCTATATTCCTACCAAACATATTGTTACTTCTGAACTTAACCCTGCTAAACTAACTGTAAAAATATACTTTGCTTCGGATTACAAACATGGTAGTCCGATTGACCATGCCACAGATATCTTAATAGGTTCTACGGTAGTATGCCCACCTCAAACAGGGAATGGCTACAGCTATCGCTATTTTTACAACAATACTTTATCCCACAGTTTGCTAACAGAAGGCACTACCGTAGTTACAGCTCGTGAAAGAAGCGATTTGTTATCTCCTGATGTAGATACTGATAATAACGCCCTATGCTGGGCAAGCATACGCTATAAACGTACTTTTGAAATAGACAATCACACGGTTTGGTATGCTAATATACAAGGTACGGCTTTAGGTAACCGAAGTATTACTTTCATTACAGCGTATCCTATTAACGCTGCCCAAGCTTGTTACTGGGATACTCTACACAAAAGACGGATTTTAGGCAGCGTCATAGGTAATCAATTCACGGCAGTATTTCCTGCTACTCCAACAGATAGCACCGCAGGCGTTTGGATAAATGAGGTAAAAACCCCTGCACGTATTAGTGAATGTACATTCGCTTATTTGTATGAAGATGGTAGCCAAAACTATGATTATATCATTTTTACTAGCCGTGATCTTGCAGTTTCCGCTGAAAATTACAAAAACTATCGCCAAAGTATAATGGGTGGAAGCTACAAGGTAAAAATTTACTATGTAGATGAACTCTATAATGAATTTGCTTATGGACATTACACACCTTTAGCCTTAAAACGTGCAGGTAAGGTGATGAGTAAAGTATGGACTAACCCACCTAAATACCTACTTTTATGGGGCAAAGCTGTTACAAACGCTCGAGACCCTAAATATGATCGCGTACCTACTTACGGTTATCCTGCTAGCGACATTGACTTTGTAGCTAATTTTGACTATAGCATGCTATCAGGCAATTTTAACTACACTATTTCCGTAGGTAGAATGTGTGTACTCAATGATACAGAAGGAAATAATTACCTGCAAAAGGTTATAACACATGAAAGCTTAACTTTTCAACTGTGGATGAAGGAAGTTTTACATTTAGGCGGAGGAGGAAATCTTGGCGAACAGACGGCTATTAAGAATTGTTTGGAAGCAAATAGATTGAAAGTAGAAGGAATTTATTTTGGCGGACATGTAAGCTCTCTATTCAAAACTTCAGCGCTCCCTATACAAACTAATTTGGCTTTAAGCGTAAAACAACGTATTGAAAATGGTGCATCTATGCTCACTTTTTTTGGACACTCCTCCAGCACTAAATATGACATTGCTCTTGATGACCCCGAAACTTATACAAATACAGGTAAATATTTCCTTTTGATTGCCAATGGATGCTACTCAGGTAAGTTTAATACTTGGACTATATCCACAGGTGAACAATTTACCAAAATTGCCAATAGGGGCGCCATTGGATTCATGGCTTCCTCATCAGAAGGTTATTTAGGCGAGCTGGCTATTTTTACAAATACTTTCTACGATGTAATGTACGTAGACACTGCTTTTAAGAAAGCCAGCTACGCAGATATTCTCAAAGAAACCAACCGTAGGTATGGTATAAGTTCACCCTCACGTGTAAATCATGTGCGACAAATTAACTTTCAAGGAGATCCTGCTGTAAAAAGACACCTACCTAATAAGCCTGATTACGAAGTATTAAGCAATGGTATTTATTTCACTCCTGCTAACTTCGGGGCACTAGATAACAGTGTTACTATCAACGTAATCATAAGAAACAACGGATTAGCTACACGAGATAGCTTTTTTGTAGACATAGAGCGTACTGCACCTAATGGCACAACTGCTTTACTCAAAAGAATTAAAAGTGGTCCTATTCCTTTTATGGATACACTTCATATTGAAATTGTAACTAAGGACGCAGAAAAAGCAGGCGAAAATCGATTCTGTGCCATTGCAGATCCTAATAACATCATCTCTGAAAGCAATGAACTTAACAATCGTAACTGTATAGACAAATTTATTCCCAATAACAATGTCTTTATCTTATTTCCCCCTCGTTTTTCTATTGTTAATCAAGTCATGCGCCCAGACAGTTTAGTAGCAGGTGCATTAGACTATGAAAACAGAGGCTTAAGATATCTATTTGAGATAGATACTGTACCTTTCAAACCCAGTATTATCCATTCAGGTGGGAGCTATTTAGTTTCTCCACCTATTCCAGGTAACCGCTATCGTGGTGTATGGAATGTAGATTTAATGCCAATTATCGGTAATAGGGATAGTGTAGTATTTTTTTGGCGAGTAAAATTGGATTTACCTAACTCAGATTGGGTAGAGTCTTCTTTTATATACATTAAAAACAGCCCAGGGGGTTGGGCACAAGCTAAGCCTTCTCAATTCTACAAAGGTACAGGATACCGAGTGGACATAGACGAAACCACAGATTTATGGTCTTTTGTCCCTAATTATGCCCTTTTGAAAATTAGTACAGGGGGGGCAAGCGCAGGAATTATGGGTACCTATGATATGAATGGAGTTACAGAACTAGCAGGAAACGTTTGCCACAACACTGTCAACTTAATTGTAATAGACCCTGTTACCCTTAAAGCTAGACGCCATTTAGGTCCTATGGGATGCGTTTATTTTAATGATCCCATGCTGGTTTTTGACGTTTCTAGCACTTTAGGACAGAACCAATTAGCAGATTATATTCAAAATAACATTCCTAACGGGCATTTTGTAGTTGCATTTAATAATTTCTACACTGACCCTAAATCATGGAATGCAAATTTAATCAATGCTTTTGAGAGCATTGGCAGCGCAAATATCAGCAACATAGAACCAGGAGCGCCTTGGGTAATATCGGGTAGAAAAGGCGCAGCCATAGGAACAGCTGAAGAATACACTTACAACGCTAGTGATACCACTCACTACACAAGACAAAAACTCTATGTTACTTTACCTATTAAAAGCTATTGGTACGAAGGTACGCATACTTCAGAAACCTTCGGACCCTCTAGCACTTGGCAAGACCTACATTGGCAACATCATGATTTAGACGCAGGAGATAAATGCCCTGTTTCTGTTTGGGGAATTAAAAAAGATGGTACAGCAGTAAAGTTGATAGACAAGTCCTTTGCAAAATCTAATACCAATTTGAGCAGCTTAATAGATGCAAACTTATATCCCCGTATACGCTTGATGGCAGAAATGTCAGACTCATTAAATCGTACTGCACCTCAACTAGATAAATGGATAGTTTCCGCTGGACCTGTTCCCGAAGGTACACTTGACCCTACTTTCTACGAACTCACTCCCAAAAACGCAGAATTAGATGAAGGGGATGAACTAAAAGTAAAAATTGGTTTCAGAAATATCAGTAATTACAGTTTTGCTAAACCTATCAAAGTCCACATAAAAATTTTGACTTCTAACAATGCCCTTAAATTGATAGACAGTCTATATCTTCCTGCTTTGACCAAAGAAGGCACTCCCACAGATACAGCCACATTTCAATATGTTTTCAACACAGGTAATTACCCTGGCAAAAATGTTCTATATATTGATGTCAATCCAAATGATGACCAATTAGAGCTATATCATTTCAATAATGTGTTAGCCATTCCTTTTTATGCTAAACCAGATACAAAAAATCCAATTGTAGATGTTACTTTCGATGGACACTACATTTCTAATGGGGATATTGTTTCACCCACGCCCGAGATAAAAATTACTCTCACAGATGAAAATAAATACTTTCTCATGCAAAATGACTCATTGTTCATTTTGCAGCTCTCTTACTACAAAAATGTATTTGACACCACTATTATTTTATACTATAATGCCGTAGTCAACCGCAGACCCAGCGAAGTAACCTTTTATCCTGCTAAAAGTGCCAAGCCCAACCAAGCCACAGTAATATGCTTACCTAAACGGCTACAAGATGGGCGTTACCGATTAAGTATTTTTGCCCAAGATAGAAAACAAAATATATCGGGCTTACCTGATGCCACTAACATAGATAAAAACGGATGGTATAACATTGACTTTGAAGTTGTCAGTAAAACGTCTATTACTAATGTACTCAACTATCCTAATCCTTTCTCTACTAGTACGAGATTTGTGTTTAACCTTACAGGCGAACAAATTCCTGATGTATTTAAGATACAGATTTACACGGTTACAGGTAAGTTAGTCAAGGAAATAGATTTAAAGGCTATGGGCGAGGTTAAGTTGGGCAAAAATATTACTCAATATGCTTGGGATGGTACAGATGAATTTGGCGATAAATTAGCTAACGGTGTATACTTCTACAAAGTGAATGCAAAAATTAACGGCAAACCGATAGAAGTTCGTGAAGACAAAACTAGTCAGTATTTTAAAAACGGTATAGGTAAAATGTACATTATGCGATAA
- a CDS encoding ABC transporter ATP-binding protein/permease, whose protein sequence is MLRLSLRVLSYCRPYWKSIIAMFVCLIFFVIFNLASFATLVPFLDTLFDTNLKIKQPQEVSLWNTNSIKEYAYYKLLTYIQNHGRMHTLYLLCVILFVVFLLKNLFAYLVTYFLAIIEGGIVRDFRKAIFEHLTQLSLSYFTDERKGELIVRMTSDIEQVQSSVVGSFKGLIRHPLVATSLLMAMFFISWKLTLFVLLILPISGYAISRVSKTLKKNASIGQDKLSRLISIVDEVIVGMRIVKAFVSEKREQEKFNKENDAYYQTYKKVYRRRELVQPLTETLSVVIIVVVLLYGGSLIIHGTNQMTAALFLTYIGIFSQLLPPIKGIGIALGDIAKGTASSERIFKLLDTVPTIINVSQPVPFPKNFTTIEYKNVHFSYGEKSILQGINLTIRRGEIIALVGPSGSGKTTLADLLPRFHDVQAGEILIDDINIKQFDISTYRSHFGIVTQHPILFNDTILNNIRYGKPDATMEEVIEAAKVANAHEFILQTEKGYHTYVGERGSKLSGGQQQRICIARAILQNPEILILDEATSALDNESEKLVQEALYTVMKGRTCIVIAHRLSTIQNADRIVVLEKGKIVEMGTHQELSQKGGLYYKYLSMMQIPFLS, encoded by the coding sequence ATGCTTAGGCTATCGCTAAGGGTACTATCCTACTGCAGACCTTATTGGAAAAGTATCATCGCAATGTTTGTATGCTTGATATTCTTTGTAATTTTCAATTTAGCGAGCTTTGCAACCTTAGTCCCTTTTTTGGACACCCTATTTGACACTAATCTCAAAATTAAACAACCTCAAGAAGTTAGCCTTTGGAATACCAACTCCATCAAAGAATACGCATACTACAAACTGCTTACCTACATTCAAAATCACGGTAGAATGCACACTTTGTATCTGCTTTGCGTAATTTTGTTTGTAGTCTTTTTGCTCAAAAACCTGTTTGCGTATTTAGTTACCTACTTTTTAGCCATTATAGAAGGTGGAATCGTAAGAGATTTTCGTAAAGCTATTTTTGAACACTTGACTCAACTTTCTTTATCTTATTTTACCGATGAGCGCAAAGGGGAATTGATTGTACGCATGACTTCAGACATTGAACAAGTACAAAGCAGCGTAGTAGGTAGTTTCAAAGGATTGATTAGGCATCCATTAGTAGCCACAAGCCTGTTAATGGCAATGTTTTTTATCAGTTGGAAGCTAACTTTATTCGTGTTATTGATTTTACCTATCAGCGGATATGCTATCAGTCGCGTATCTAAAACACTAAAAAAAAACGCAAGTATAGGACAGGATAAACTTAGCCGTTTGATAAGCATAGTAGATGAAGTAATTGTAGGTATGCGTATTGTAAAAGCGTTTGTGTCTGAAAAAAGAGAACAAGAAAAATTTAACAAAGAAAATGATGCTTACTACCAAACTTACAAGAAAGTTTACAGGCGTAGAGAATTAGTACAACCTTTGACCGAAACTTTATCAGTGGTGATTATCGTAGTCGTTTTATTGTACGGTGGTAGCTTGATTATTCATGGTACTAACCAAATGACGGCAGCTTTGTTTTTGACGTACATTGGTATTTTTTCACAACTTTTACCTCCTATAAAGGGAATTGGGATAGCTTTGGGGGATATTGCTAAGGGTACCGCATCTTCGGAGCGAATTTTTAAGCTTTTAGATACCGTTCCTACAATTATCAATGTAAGCCAACCTGTACCCTTTCCGAAAAATTTTACTACTATTGAATATAAAAATGTTCATTTTTCTTACGGAGAAAAAAGCATTTTACAAGGGATTAACCTCACTATCCGAAGGGGAGAAATTATTGCTTTGGTAGGTCCCAGCGGTAGCGGAAAAACTACCTTAGCCGATCTTTTACCACGATTTCATGACGTGCAAGCAGGTGAAATTTTGATTGACGATATCAATATCAAGCAGTTTGATATCAGTACATATAGAAGTCATTTTGGGATTGTAACACAACATCCTATTTTGTTCAACGACACTATACTCAACAATATCAGATACGGAAAACCCGATGCTACTATGGAAGAAGTAATTGAAGCGGCTAAGGTCGCTAATGCTCACGAGTTTATTTTACAAACTGAAAAAGGTTATCATACTTACGTTGGCGAAAGGGGAAGTAAACTTTCAGGCGGACAGCAACAACGTATTTGTATCGCCAGAGCTATACTCCAAAATCCTGAAATTTTAATTTTAGATGAAGCTACTTCTGCTTTAGACAATGAATCTGAAAAGTTAGTCCAAGAAGCACTATACACTGTGATGAAAGGAAGGACCTGTATTGTAATTGCACATCGGTTATCTACTATTCAAAATGCTGATAGAATTGTGGTATTAGAGAAAGGCAAAATCGTGGAAATGGGGACACACCAAGAACTATCCCAAAAAGGTGGACTCTATTACAAGTATCTTTCTATGATGCAAATTCCATTTCTATCTTAA
- a CDS encoding PorV/PorQ family protein, with protein sequence MFRNLFGFALLLWSSYIVAQTPKYSNEFMSIGVGARALGMAGAYAAVTNDVYSGYWNPAGLSFASRKPEFALMHAAYFGNIANFDYIGAAIPIDSINHFGISGIRLGVDDIPNTLDLVAPDGSIDYNRIKSFSTSDYGILLSYSRNLNYKIPGLSVGANAKIIHRNVGPFATAWGFGLDAGAIYKKNGFIYGLMANDITTTFNAWSFNTETFEQQFIQTGNEIPQNSIEITLPSFTFSAAKNFKLSEKFNLLGAIALKTTTDGRRNTIIQTNFISADPKAGIEVGYINKLFLRAGIDNLQYYTQDNNKRYLTVRPNLGAGITFMNFTIDYAISALNFGGAGSTLYTHIFSLKFIWDKQMLIQ encoded by the coding sequence ATGTTTCGTAATCTCTTTGGTTTTGCTCTGCTACTTTGGTCAAGCTATATTGTAGCACAAACCCCTAAATACAGCAATGAGTTTATGAGTATAGGTGTAGGCGCTAGGGCATTAGGCATGGCAGGCGCTTACGCCGCAGTTACTAACGATGTGTATTCTGGATATTGGAACCCTGCAGGATTAAGCTTTGCATCTCGAAAACCTGAATTTGCCCTAATGCACGCCGCTTACTTTGGTAACATTGCAAATTTTGACTATATCGGAGCAGCTATTCCCATAGATAGCATCAATCACTTTGGAATATCAGGTATCCGTTTGGGAGTAGATGATATCCCTAACACTTTAGATCTTGTTGCTCCCGATGGTAGCATAGACTACAATCGCATAAAATCCTTTTCTACTTCTGACTATGGTATTCTACTTTCATACAGCCGAAATCTAAATTACAAAATACCTGGTTTAAGTGTAGGGGCAAACGCTAAGATTATCCACAGAAATGTAGGTCCTTTTGCTACAGCTTGGGGCTTTGGATTAGACGCAGGGGCTATTTACAAGAAAAATGGCTTTATCTACGGCTTAATGGCAAATGATATTACTACCACTTTCAACGCTTGGTCTTTTAATACCGAAACTTTTGAACAGCAATTTATTCAAACAGGTAATGAAATTCCTCAAAACTCTATTGAAATTACTTTACCTAGCTTTACTTTCAGCGCTGCTAAGAATTTCAAACTATCCGAAAAATTTAATTTGCTTGGCGCAATAGCACTTAAAACTACCACAGACGGCAGGCGGAATACAATTATTCAAACTAATTTTATTTCTGCTGACCCAAAAGCAGGTATTGAAGTAGGTTACATCAATAAGCTTTTTCTGCGTGCAGGCATAGATAACCTACAATACTATACCCAAGACAACAACAAGCGCTACCTGACAGTACGCCCCAATTTAGGCGCAGGAATTACCTTTATGAATTTTACCATAGACTACGCCATCTCTGCACTTAATTTTGGGGGCGCAGGCAGTACTTTATACACACATATATTCTCTTTGAAATTTATTTGGGACAAACAAATGTTAATACAATAA